One Helianthus annuus cultivar XRQ/B chromosome 7, HanXRQr2.0-SUNRISE, whole genome shotgun sequence genomic region harbors:
- the LOC110867747 gene encoding trans-cinnamate 4-monooxygenase — protein sequence MDLLLVEKTLIALFAAIMGAIVISKLRGKKLKLPPGPIPVPIFGNWLQVGDDLNHRNLTDLAKKFGEMFLLRMGQRNLVVVSSPELAKEVLHTQGVEFGSRTRNVVFDIFTGKGQDMVFTVYGEHWRKMRRIMTVPFFTNKVVQQYRYGWEDEAAAVVEDVKKNPAAASEGVVIRRRLQLMMYNNMFRIMFDRRFESEDDPLFLKLKALNGERSRLAQSFEYNYGDFIPILRPFLRNYLKLCKEVKEKRIQLFKDYFVDERKKLASTTKNQQKCAIDHILEAKEKGEITEDNVLYIVENINVAAIETTLWSIEWGIAELVNHPEIQAKLRHELDTKLGPGVQITEPDVQNLPYLQAVIKETLRLRMAIPLLVPHMNLHDAKLGGFDIPAESKILVNAWWLANNPDQWKKPEEFRPERFLEEEAHVEANGNDFRYLPFGVGRRSCPGIILALPILGITIGRLVQNFELLPPPGQSQIDTSEKGGQFSLHILKHSTIVAKPRSI from the exons ATGGATCTTCTCCTTGTAGAGAAAACCCTGATTGCCTTATTTGCGGCCATAATGGGCGCAATTGTTATATCTAAACTCCGTGGTAAGAAACTGAAGCTCCCTCCGGGGCCCATTCCGGTTCCTATCTTCGGCAACTGGCTCCAAGTGGGCGATGATCTGAACCACCGCAACTTGACCGATCTGGCGAAAAAGTTCGGGGAGATGTTCCTCCTCCGCATGGGGCAGCGCAACCTGGTTGTGGTGTCATCCCCTGAACTGGCGAAAGAGGTGCTCCACACCCAGGGAGTTGAATTTGGATCTCGAACACGTAACGTGGTCTTCGATATCTTCACCGGAAAAGGGCAGGACATGGTGTTTACCGTCTATGGTGAGCACTGGCGCAAAATGCGACGGATCATGACCGTCCCCTTCTTCACCAACAAAGTTGTGCAGCAGTACAG gTATGGGTGGGAGGATGAGGCAGCGGCGGTTGTGGAGGACGTGAAGAAGAATCCGGCGGCAGCCAGTGAAGGCGTGGTGATCCGGAGACGGCTACAGCTGATGATGTACAACAATATGTTCAGAATCATGTTCGATAGGCGATTTGAGAGTGAAGATGATCCCTTGTTTTTGAAATTGAAGGCGTTGAACGGTGAGAGGAGTCGATTGGCGCAGAGCTTCGAGTACAACTATGGCGATTTCATCCCCATTTTGAGGCCCTTTTTGAGGAATTATTTGAAATTGTGTAAGGAGGTTAAGGAGAAGAGGATTCAGCTGTTCAAGGACTACTTTGTTGATGAAAGGAA GAAGCTTGCAAGCACCACGAAGAACCAGCAAAAATGCGCCATTGATCACATTCTTGAAGCTAAGGAGAAGGGAGAGATCACTGAAGACAATGTTCTTTACATTGTTGAAAACATCAACGTTGCTG CAATCGAGACAACTCTATGGTCAATTGAATGGGGAATCGCAGAGCTCGTGAACCACCCCGAGATCCAAGCCAAGCTCAGGCATGAGCTTGACACTAAGCTCGGACCTGGTGTCCAAATCACTGAGCCTGATGTTCAGAACCTCCCCTACCTCCAAGCCGTGATCAAAGAAACCCTTCGTCTACGCATGGCGATCCCCCTTCTAGTCCCTCACATGAACCTCCATGATGCTAAGCTCGGTGGGTTTGACATCCCGGCTGAAAGCAAGATCTTGGTCAACGCCTGGTGGCTGGCCAACAACCCTGACCAGTGGAAGAAACCGGAGGAGTTTAGGCCCGAGCGGTTTTTGGAAGAGGAAGCGCATGTTGAAGCGAATGGGAATGACTTTAGGTACTTACCGTTTGGAGTCGGGAGGAGAAGTTGCCCTGGGATTATTCTGGCATTGCCAATCCTTGGTATTACAATCGGTCGTTTAGTGCAGAACTTTGAGCTGTTGCCACCACCGGGACAGTCTCAGATTGATACAAGCGAGAAGGGCGGGCAGTTCAGTTTACATATCTTAAAGCACTCTACCATCGTTGCTAAACCGCGGTCCATCTAA